One region of Desulfatirhabdium butyrativorans DSM 18734 genomic DNA includes:
- a CDS encoding DsrE family protein, with translation MKSDFHDSLVVVWSSQDPDVALNMVFMYCKNSMIKGWWGTVKMIVWGPSAKLLSEDLKLQTELVEMKKVGVETLACKACADRYGVSEKLEELGCQVIYMGEPLTRHLKEGFMVLTF, from the coding sequence ATGAAAAGTGACTTTCACGATTCCCTCGTGGTCGTATGGAGTTCACAAGACCCAGACGTCGCCCTGAACATGGTATTTATGTATTGTAAAAATTCTATGATCAAAGGGTGGTGGGGCACTGTCAAAATGATAGTTTGGGGACCATCTGCGAAGCTACTTTCAGAGGACCTCAAACTGCAGACCGAACTCGTCGAAATGAAGAAGGTTGGTGTTGAAACGTTGGCGTGTAAGGCCTGCGCTGACAGGTATGGAGTATCTGAAAAACTCGAAGAACTCGGGTGCCAGGTTATTTATATGGGAGAACCCTTAACACGACATCTCAAGGAAGGATTCATGGTTTTGACTTTTTAA
- a CDS encoding pyridoxamine 5'-phosphate oxidase family protein, whose translation MASSISKELQEFVKGKLGWVATANQEGMPNVTPKGTIQVLDENTIIFADLFSLKTRDNLRNNPKVAVTLVDHEKFIGYQFKGKAELIDSGPIYEKVREELKKAPKPLPEPKYVAKITVEEIYDQSPGPNAGNKIG comes from the coding sequence ATGGCGTCAAGTATTTCCAAAGAATTGCAGGAATTTGTAAAGGGCAAGCTGGGTTGGGTAGCCACCGCTAATCAGGAGGGCATGCCCAATGTCACTCCCAAAGGCACTATTCAGGTGCTGGACGAAAACACGATTATTTTTGCCGATCTCTTTTCTCTCAAAACCAGGGACAATCTCAGGAACAATCCAAAGGTCGCAGTAACCCTTGTAGACCATGAAAAATTCATTGGGTATCAATTCAAGGGAAAAGCGGAGCTTATCGACAGCGGTCCAATTTACGAGAAGGTAAGAGAGGAACTGAAGAAGGCGCCAAAACCGCTCCCCGAGCCCAAATACGTGGCAAAGATCACAGTTGAAGAGATTTATGATCAGTCTCCTGGTCCCAACGCAGGAAACAAAATAGGATAA